A single Nocardioides bizhenqiangii DNA region contains:
- a CDS encoding FHA domain-containing protein produces the protein MSAMSSSGAAGAWSYRTGPWFAAFGPRVSVLLPESQRDQVVGVWSLVDGGAAFDDVLDALLASGLSRLPAFVLVSTDDGPTRVLLRGSGVSATLVTDDDEVTIDGSASGTWVERSVDGVTSLSVALSEADPDAEHAETDFTVVTGLVRVSRIDRPPYVEPAAADEPAAEPVDEGPGEEAGVVVPAPFGGDGESDAPSAGPDVDLLAGPMADDALTADDLAAADAGAPEGAPAGEAMEESTGPALDEPAPFDEPAPLDEPAPLDEPAPLDEPTPAPPGEPEPAPMAEADPLTDPMPSEPAPSGWVTPWDTPPPPAGPAEPATGDDVLQPTEQMPILDDSDLADEADLADDADEAAPMSDEAALAPDDFPSTPVSGGDQVTEYAPPPHVPPPPAADAPPVDLPPPPLPVGSWEPIGGGFPPPPPASDQGAHAAPPAPDAATDTPTDAAGDAVAKLMISDGQQVLVDRVILIGRAPEARRFTSTEQPHLVTVPSRLHEISSTHVEVRPGTGADQGSAVVTDMGSTNGTVLVQPGLGPEDLKPGIAVQLVPGAIINLGDGITIQVTRP, from the coding sequence ATGAGTGCGATGAGCTCGTCCGGAGCAGCAGGTGCGTGGTCCTACCGCACCGGCCCGTGGTTCGCGGCGTTCGGTCCGCGGGTCTCAGTGCTGTTGCCCGAGTCGCAGCGCGACCAGGTCGTGGGCGTCTGGTCGCTGGTCGACGGTGGCGCCGCTTTCGACGACGTGCTCGACGCTCTGCTCGCCTCCGGGCTGAGCCGGCTGCCGGCGTTCGTGCTCGTCAGCACCGACGACGGGCCGACCCGGGTGCTCCTCCGGGGCAGCGGGGTGAGCGCGACGCTGGTCACCGATGACGACGAGGTGACGATCGACGGCAGCGCGAGCGGCACCTGGGTGGAGCGCAGCGTCGACGGCGTGACCTCGCTGTCGGTGGCCCTCTCCGAGGCCGACCCCGACGCGGAGCACGCCGAGACCGACTTCACCGTGGTCACCGGCCTGGTGCGGGTGTCGCGCATCGACCGCCCGCCGTACGTGGAGCCGGCCGCCGCCGACGAGCCGGCTGCGGAGCCCGTCGACGAGGGTCCCGGGGAGGAGGCCGGCGTGGTCGTCCCCGCCCCGTTCGGGGGCGACGGGGAGTCCGACGCACCGTCGGCCGGCCCCGACGTCGACCTGCTGGCGGGCCCGATGGCGGACGACGCCCTCACCGCCGACGACCTGGCCGCCGCCGACGCGGGTGCTCCGGAAGGCGCGCCGGCTGGCGAGGCGATGGAGGAGTCGACCGGCCCCGCACTCGACGAGCCGGCTCCCTTTGACGAGCCCGCGCCGCTGGACGAGCCCGCGCCGCTGGACGAGCCCGCGCCGCTGGACGAGCCCACTCCCGCGCCCCCCGGCGAGCCGGAGCCCGCGCCGATGGCCGAGGCGGACCCGCTGACCGACCCGATGCCGTCGGAGCCGGCGCCGAGCGGTTGGGTGACCCCGTGGGACACCCCGCCGCCCCCGGCGGGGCCCGCCGAGCCGGCAACGGGCGATGACGTGCTGCAGCCGACCGAGCAGATGCCGATCCTCGACGACTCCGACCTGGCCGACGAGGCCGACCTGGCAGACGACGCCGACGAGGCCGCACCGATGTCCGACGAGGCCGCACTGGCGCCGGACGACTTCCCGTCCACCCCTGTGTCGGGCGGCGACCAGGTGACCGAGTACGCGCCGCCGCCGCACGTCCCGCCGCCGCCCGCCGCCGACGCGCCCCCCGTCGACCTGCCGCCCCCACCGCTGCCGGTGGGCTCGTGGGAGCCGATCGGGGGGGGCTTCCCGCCCCCGCCGCCCGCGTCCGACCAGGGGGCGCACGCCGCACCACCGGCGCCGGACGCCGCGACGGACACCCCGACGGACGCCGCCGGGGACGCGGTCGCCAAGCTGATGATCAGCGACGGTCAGCAGGTACTTGTGGACCGGGTGATCCTCATCGGCCGGGCCCCCGAGGCCCGTAGGTTCACCTCGACCGAGCAGCCGCACCTGGTCACCGTGCCGAGCCGCCTGCACGAGATCTCCTCGACGCACGTCGAGGTGCGGCCGGGCACCGGTGCCGACCAGGGCAGTGCGGTCGTCACCGACATGGGCTCGACCAACGGGACCGTGCTGGTCCAGCCGGGCCTCGGGCCCGAGGACCTCAAGCCCGGCATCGCCGTCCAGCTGGTGCCCGGCGCGATCATCAACCTCGGCGACGGCATCACCATCCAGGTCACCCGCCCCTAG
- a CDS encoding PP2C family protein-serine/threonine phosphatase has product MTRVDLRYGAATDVGLVREANEDAHLVAPPVFVVADGMGGHDHGDVASAFVIEELVRLAEAGVDAATVADAVTEALAAVHDRIDEYDAVHHAAGELLFGSGTTAVVALLVADVAEPYWLVANLGDSRGYLFVDGELTQVTVDHSLVQELVDAGTIAADDAAGHPDRHIVTRALGGPVRHEPDLFIRPAEVSSRILLCSDGVSEMLAHDDIARILDEHQDPTAAADHVVAAAVAAGGRDNATAVVVDVVGLTSETPHDTVVQQPSTEQETGAHP; this is encoded by the coding sequence GTGACCCGCGTCGACCTGCGGTACGGCGCCGCGACGGACGTCGGTCTCGTCCGGGAGGCCAACGAGGACGCGCACCTGGTCGCGCCGCCGGTGTTCGTCGTGGCCGACGGCATGGGCGGCCACGACCACGGCGACGTGGCGAGTGCCTTCGTCATCGAGGAGCTCGTCCGGCTGGCCGAGGCCGGCGTCGACGCCGCGACCGTCGCCGATGCCGTGACCGAGGCGCTGGCGGCCGTCCACGACCGGATCGACGAGTACGACGCCGTCCACCACGCCGCGGGTGAGCTGCTCTTCGGCTCCGGCACCACCGCGGTCGTCGCGCTCCTGGTGGCCGACGTCGCCGAGCCCTACTGGCTGGTGGCCAACCTCGGCGACTCCCGCGGCTACCTCTTCGTCGACGGCGAGCTCACCCAGGTCACGGTCGACCACAGCCTCGTCCAGGAGTTGGTCGACGCAGGCACGATCGCCGCCGACGACGCGGCCGGCCATCCGGACCGGCACATCGTGACCCGAGCACTCGGGGGTCCGGTGCGGCACGAGCCGGATCTCTTCATCCGCCCGGCGGAGGTTTCCAGCCGGATCCTGTTGTGCTCCGACGGAGTGAGCGAGATGCTCGCGCACGACGACATCGCGCGGATCCTGGACGAGCACCAGGACCCGACCGCTGCTGCCGACCACGTGGTCGCGGCCGCGGTGGCGGCCGGCGGGCGCGACAACGCAACCGCGGTCGTCGTGGATGTGGTGGGATTGACCAGCGAGACGCCGCACGACACTGTCGTGCAGCAGCCGAGTACGGAGCAGGAGACAGGGGCACACCCATGA